The Paenibacillus sp. FSL H7-0357 nucleotide sequence GCTTCCATCTGCTTCACATACGTGCTCAGATCCGAATTCAGACTGCTGATTTCGGTCTGCTCTTCCACGGTGAGGAACAAGGCCGGGAACGGAATCCGCGCTCCCTTATCGAGAAGCTTTTGCTTAGTCTCCTGCTCCACCCAAAGGTCAAAGTCCGTCTTCAGACCCTTGTTGATATCATCCATGGAGAGGGTTGGGGCCGGGATTCCGTAGTTAGGCGTCAAGGTCGCCCGGTAATCTTCCATTTCCTTGCCGTCCGGTACAGGCAGGTACTCCTTGACTCTATTTTCTTTATCAGTGTAATTCCAGAGTGTTCCCTCCGGCCCTTTATTGAAGAACAGCGCGCCTTCATAGGAATACAGATAATCTACCCAACGGATGGAAGCTTCAGGCTGCGGGTTGCTCTCGGAGATGGCGAACGCGCCGGTAGTAATCCCTCTGTTCTTGGCAATCGCCGGGGCGGCAACCGATTCGCTGTGAACCGGCGCGAACATCGGATCTGCCGTCGAAGGCTCTCCGCCTTTAGTCATATAAGCATGCCAGTCGGAGAACAGGGCAACGCGGTTATCCTGCGCTTTGGCCTTTTTCTGCTCTGCGGTCTGCGAGAAGCTCTCTTGATCCAGCAGCTCTTCGGACCACAGACGGTTCATATAGGTCAAATACTCCTTAAAGCCTTCCTCAAGCGGTGTATAATGCACCGTGTCGTTGTCATCCACGTAGATTTCTTCCTCATAAATGCCGAAAGCGCCCAGCAGCCATGTGCGGATATCGCGGAGATTCGCTGCGGTTGTCGTCACCGAGGAGATGGGAATTTCGTCTGCGACGCCGTTGCCGTTCGGATCTTCCTCCTTCACACGCTTCAGATAGGTATACAGCTCTTCGGTCGTTTCAGGAAGCTTGTCAATATTCAGCGCCTTCAGGAAATCCCCGTTATACCACATCGGGTTGCGGTACCAGTGCTGGCTGAGCTCCACCACCGGCAAGGAATAGATATGCCCGTCCGGTGCTGTAATCGACTTGCGGACATCGGGATTCTCCTCCAGCAGCGCCTTGAAGTTCGGGGCATATTCATCAATCAGATCCTCCAGGGGAATCAGGATACCCTGTTCTCCATAATTCATCTGTTCTGCAGTCGTCAGACCGGCAGCATAAAAAATATCCGGGTAATCCCCGCTCGCAAACACCAGATTCTTTTTGGTCTCAAAGCTGTCCTTCGGCGCATTCTGGTATTCCAGCGTAATGCCGGTAAGCTCCTGCATCTGCTGAAGCACAGCCATATTCTCCCAGTTCTGAATCCCTACATCCGGTGCCAGCATCGTTAACGTAACGGGTTCACTTACAATCGGAAATCCTTCCTTGCTCACAGTGACTTCTGCGGTACCGCTGTTCGCTGCCCCTTCTTTCGAATTGCCGCAGCCTGCCAGCAGTGTCAGGATCACAGCCGAAGACAGCAGAAGCTTCCATGGTTTACGTGTGGTCTGCATAGATGATTCCTCCCTTATTATCATTAGATTTTATACACTTACCCTTTGACAGAGCCAATCATGACCCCTTGGACAAAGTAACGCTGCAGGAACGGATAGACAGCCACAATGGGCAGGGTGGAGACGACAATGACTCCATATTTGATCAGCGATGCCGTTTCTGCCTTCGAATTCATGGCCATCGCCACCTCGCTGTTAATCGCGGCACCCGTGGTTTCGGCCGACATTTCCTGAAGGACAAGGATCTGACGCAGAACCATCTGCAGCGGATACTTGGCTTCATCATTCAAATAGATCAGGGACGGAAAATAACTGTTCCAGTGGCCTACACCATAGAACAAGGCCATAACGGCTACAATCGGTGCGGATAGCGGCAAAATAATGCGGATGAACAGCTTCAGATTGGTACAGCCGTCAATGTGCGCCGCTTCCTGCAGCTCCTTAGGGATGGTCGTCTGAAAAAATGTGCGGGCCACGACAATGTTCCAGACTGAAGCGGCCACCGGCAGTATCAAAGCACCCATACTATTAATGAGGCCCAGGTTCTTGACCAGCAGATACGTCGGCACCAGTCCGCCGCTGAAGAACATCGTGAACAGAATGATGCCCATAAACAGCTGGCGTCCGACAAAATCAGATCTGCTGAGCGCATAAGAGGCCGGCAGGGTAACGGCGAGATTGAGCAGGGTGCCTGCCGCCGTGTAGATAATTGTGTTCAAATAACCATTCCATATCTTAGGGTTCTCAAAAACAAGCCTGTAGCCGTCCAGAGTCACATTCTTCGGAAACAGCCACATGGCCCCCGAATTGACATCCTGCGGGGAGCTGATTGAAGC carries:
- a CDS encoding extracellular solute-binding protein, which codes for MQTTRKPWKLLLSSAVILTLLAGCGNSKEGAANSGTAEVTVSKEGFPIVSEPVTLTMLAPDVGIQNWENMAVLQQMQELTGITLEYQNAPKDSFETKKNLVFASGDYPDIFYAAGLTTAEQMNYGEQGILIPLEDLIDEYAPNFKALLEENPDVRKSITAPDGHIYSLPVVELSQHWYRNPMWYNGDFLKALNIDKLPETTEELYTYLKRVKEEDPNGNGVADEIPISSVTTTAANLRDIRTWLLGAFGIYEEEIYVDDNDTVHYTPLEEGFKEYLTYMNRLWSEELLDQESFSQTAEQKKAKAQDNRVALFSDWHAYMTKGGEPSTADPMFAPVHSESVAAPAIAKNRGITTGAFAISESNPQPEASIRWVDYLYSYEGALFFNKGPEGTLWNYTDKENRVKEYLPVPDGKEMEDYRATLTPNYGIPAPTLSMDDINKGLKTDFDLWVEQETKQKLLDKGARIPFPALFLTVEEQTEISSLNSDLSTYVKQMEAKFITGAEPLSGWDNYVATVKKMGGERVAEINQAAYDRWKSN
- a CDS encoding carbohydrate ABC transporter permease, which produces MVTAMKESRGDKLFLISTYIYLCLALVVVLYPLIYILSASISSPQDVNSGAMWLFPKNVTLDGYRLVFENPKIWNGYLNTIIYTAAGTLLNLAVTLPASYALSRSDFVGRQLFMGIILFTMFFSGGLVPTYLLVKNLGLINSMGALILPVAASVWNIVVARTFFQTTIPKELQEAAHIDGCTNLKLFIRIILPLSAPIVAVMALFYGVGHWNSYFPSLIYLNDEAKYPLQMVLRQILVLQEMSAETTGAAINSEVAMAMNSKAETASLIKYGVIVVSTLPIVAVYPFLQRYFVQGVMIGSVKG